The following coding sequences lie in one Apium graveolens cultivar Ventura chromosome 1, ASM990537v1, whole genome shotgun sequence genomic window:
- the LOC141674158 gene encoding receptor protein kinase-like protein ZAR1, with amino-acid sequence MLALFLFIFVLSSQNFVNCVNDEGYALLSFKQFITEDPLGSLKNWNISDETPCSWSGVTCKGLKVVSLSIPKQKLKGLVSPSLGSLSQLRHVNLRNNKLFGSLPFELFRAQGLKSLVLYGNSLSGPVPFDVGKLSYLLILDLSQNLFNGSLPSSLVQCKRLRTLVLSQNNFSGGLPEGFGVSLGYLEKLDVSINRFSGPVPSDLGNLSNLQGTADLSHNLFSGSIPASLGNLPEKVYIDLTYNNFTGPIPQTGALINRGPTAFIGNPGLCGPPLKNQCGTSASSPSSSIPFLPSDVPPQYGGDGKGARRGLSEGSIIAIVVGDIIGICVFGLLFMYCYSRVCGSRKGENGYDSGKKLKGKNDCLCFGKDESETLSEKVEQYDLVPLGMQLDYDLEELLKASAFVLGKSGIGIVYKVVLEDGTTLAVRRLGEGGTQRFKEFQKEVEAIGKLRHPNIVTLRAYYWSVDEKLLIYDYIQNGNLATAIHGKPGMNPFTPLSWPSRLKIMKGVAKGMVYLHEFSPKKYVHGDLKPTNILLGQNLEAHISDFGLGRLANIAGGTPIVESSRMASENIHEKQQDNTPSEVTAVNSPANLRSCYQDPEALKAIKPSQKWDVYSYGVILLEMITGRPPIVHLDTTEMDIVHWIQLCIEEKTPFSEVLDPYLTKDADREDEIIAVLKIAMTCIQSSPERRPSMRHMFDALERLSTK; translated from the exons ATGCTAGCTTTATTCTTGTTCATTTTTGTGTTGAGCTCACAAAACTTCGTAAATTGTGTAAATGATGAAGGCTATGCACTTTTATCATTTAAACAGTTCATTACTGAAGACCCTCTAGGGTCACTTAAAAACTGGAACATTTCTGATGAGACTCCTTGTTCTTGGAGTGGTGTTACATGCAAAGGCCTAAAAGTTGTGTCTCTAAGTATACCTAAACAGAAGCTTAAAGGGCTTGTTTCACCTTCTTTAGGCTCTTTGTCTCAGCTTAGACATGTTAATTTAAGGAACAATAAGTTGTTTGGAAGCTTACCTTTTGAGCTTTTTAGAGCTCAAGGGTTAAAAAGTTTGGTTCTTTATGGTAATTCTTTATCTGGGCCAGTGCCATTTGATGTAGGAAAGCTTAGTTACCTTCTAATTTTGGACTTGTCACAGAATTTGTTTAATGGCTCATTGCCAAGTTCATTGGTTCAGTGTAAGAGACTGAGAACTCTTGTTCTTAGTCAGAACAATTTTAGTGGTGGTTTGCCTGAGGGGTTTGGGGTTAGTTTAGGTTATCTTGAGAAACTCGATGTTTCGATTAATAGGTTTAGTGGTCCTGTTCCTAGTGATTTAGGGAACTTGTCGAATTTGCAAGGAACTGCTGATTTATCGCATAATTTGTTTAGTGGTTCGATTCCTGCTAGTCTTGGAAACCTTCCTGAGAAGGTTTATATAGATCTTACTTACAATAATTTTACTGGTCCAATACCGCAAACTGGTGCTCTGATTAATAGAGGACCTACAGCTTTTATTGGGAATCCTGGGCTTTGTGGACCTCCATTGAAGAACCAGTGTGGTACAAGTGCAAGTTCACCTTCGTCTTCTATCCCGTTTTTGCCAAGCGATGTTCCGCCACAGTATGGTGGTGATGGGAAGGGTGCGAGAAGAGGCTTAAGTGAAGGATCTATAATTGCTATTGTTGTGGGTGATATTATTGGAATTTGTGTTTTTGGTTTACTGTTTATGTACTGTTATTCGAGGGTATGTGGTTCGAGAAAAGGTGAAAATGGTTATGATTCTGGGAAGAAATTGAAGGGAAAGAACGATTGTTTATGCTTTGGGAAGGATGAGTCGGAGACCTTATCCGAAAAAGTGGAGCAATACGACCTAGTACCATTGGGTATGCAGCTTGATTATGACCTAGAAGAGCTTCTTAAGGCTTCTGCATTTGTGCTGGGGAAGAGCGGGATTGGAATTGTTTACAAAGTTGTGCTTGAAGATGGAACTACCTTGGCTGTGAGAAGGTTGGGGGAAGGGGGTACCCAAAGGTTCAAGGAATTCCAAAAAGAAGTAGAAGCAATAGGGAAGCTTAGGCATCCTAATATTGTAACTCTTCGAGCCTACTATTGGTCTGTTGATGAGAAGCTGCTTATATATGATTACATCCAGAATGGTAACCTTGCCACTGCAATTCATG GGAAGCCAGGAATGAATCCTTTTACACCTCTCTCATGGCCTTCGAGGTTAAAAATTATGAAAGGAGTCGCAAAAGGCATGGTTTATCTTCATGAATTCAGCCCTAAAAAGTATGTCCATGGAGACCTCAAGCCAACTAATATATTACTCGGGCAGAACTTGGAAGCCCATATCTCTGACTTCGGACTTGGACGCCTTGCTAATATAGCAGGAGGAACTCCAATTGTGGAATCCAGCCGAATGGCTTCTGAAAATATTCATGAGAAGCAGCAAGATAATACACCTTCAGAAGTGACTGCAGTGAACTCGCCTGCAAATTTGAGATCATGTTATCAAGATCCTGAGGCCCTAAAAGCTATCAAGCCATCCCAGAAGTGGGATGTTTATTCATATGGGGTCATTCTACTGGAAATGATTACTGGAAGACCACCTATCGTCCATTTGGACACCACAGAAATGGATATTGTTCACTGGATTCAGCTTTGCATCGAGGAGAAAACACCATTTTCAGAAGTTCTGGACCCATATTTAACTAAAGATGCTGATAGAGAGGATGAAATAATTGCTGTCCTAAAAATTGCAATGACATGCATTCAGAGTAGCCCCGAGAGAAGACCATCAATGAGACACATGTTCGATGCTTTAGAAAGACTTTCAACTAAATGA
- the LOC141674154 gene encoding non-specific lipid-transfer protein 2-like — MGKSGAAILMMFLITTVVIGDQISPTTAAAVTCNAVELSPCANAITSATTTPTPICCSKLKEQTPCLCNYMKNPFLQKFINSPNARKVADTCGTPFPTTCT, encoded by the coding sequence ATGGGAAAATCAGGTGCAGCAATTCTGATGATGTTTTTAATCACGACGGTGGTCATTGGTGATCAAATTTCACCGACTACTGCAGCTGCAGTGACATGTAACGCGGTGGAGCTAAGTCCTTGTGCAAACGCCATCACATCTGCAACAACCACGCCAACTCCGATATGTTGTAGCAAGTTAAAGGAACAAACACCTTGTCTTTGCAACTACATGAAGAACCCTTTTCTCCAGAAATTCATCAACTCTCCCAATGCCAGGAAGGTTGCTGACACTTGTGGCACTCCTTTTCCTACCACCTGCACCTAA
- the LOC141674143 gene encoding uncharacterized protein LOC141674143 isoform X1: MLGAGLQFGRKRGEDRFYNPAKARSTRRGQLNQDHLRRALSDVTASQSKASVNSKEQEIVKEVPLEPVVSPLCNLERFLESVIPSVRAQYPSKRLSKIRRGCEGELKPFFLLSDLWESFKEWSAYGVGVPLLLNDTESVIQYYVPYLSGMQLYVDRSKPSAETSRRPGEDSDVEYSISSSDGSSDYEHDRSCMSYLTEQRSYNHSTGELIQRVEGLTLRDQNNTLQEGFSSDEGEPSKAQDFLLFEYLERDPPFGRGPLADKITNLAFRFPELKSLRSCDLQPSSWISVAWYPIYRIPMGQTLKDLDACFLTFHHLSTPMTDNPSTAPAPASAPVLTCPSEIDGVPRMSLPVFGFASYKFKSSLWTENGQLVSFLLQAADNWLTSRQVNHPDFSFFCRR, encoded by the exons ATGCTAGGAGCTGGGTTGCAATTTGGGCGGAAACGAGGAGAAGATCGATTTTACAACCCGGCCAAGGCTCGTTCTACGCGGAGAGGTCAATTGAATCAGGATCATCTAAGGAGAGCTCTTAGTGATGTTACTGCTAGTCAATCGAAAGCTTCGGTGAATTCGAAAGAGCAGGAGATTGTTAAGGAGGTGCCTTTAGAGCCGGTTGTGTCTCCGTTGTGTAATTTAGAACGGTTTCTCGAGTCGGTTATTCCGTCTGTTCGTGCTCAGTATCCGTCTAAG AGACTGTCGAAGATACGGAGGGGTTGTGAAGGGGAATTAAAGCCGTTTTTCTTGCTTAGTGATTTGTGGGAGTCATTTAAGGAGTGGAGTGCTTATGGTGTTGGTGTTCCTTTGTTACTTAATGATACAGAGTCTGTGATTCAGTATTATGTTCCGTATTTATCTGGCATGCAATTGTATGTTGATCGATCAAAACCTTCAGCAGAGACAAG CAGGAGGCCAGGTGAGGATAGTGATGTGGAATATAGTATTTCTAGTAGTGATGGAAGCAGTGATTATGAGCATGATAGAAGTTGCATGAGTTATTTGACGGAACAGCGGAGTTACAACCATTCAACAGGTGAGCTAATCCAGAGAGTGGAGGGTTTGACACTGCGGGACCAGAATAATACCCTCCAAGAAGGATTTTCCAGTGACGAGGGTGAACCTAGTAAAGCTCAAGATTTCTTGTTATTTGAGTATCTTGAACGGGATCCACCTTTTGGCAGGGGACCTTTAGCGGACAAG ATAACTAATCTTGCTTTTCGGTTCCCTGAATTGAAATCACTGAGGAGCTGCGATTTGCAACCTTCCAGTTGGATATCTGTGGCCTG GTATCCAATATATAGGATCCCAATGGGACAAACACTAAAGGATCTGGACGCTTGCTTCTTGACATTCCATCATCTTTCTACCCCCATGACAG ATAATCCAAGTACGGCTCCTGCTCCTGCTTCAGCTCCAGTTCTGACATGTCCCAGTGAGATTGATGGTGTTCCAAGGATGTCATTGCCTGTTTTTGGTTTTGCTTCGTACAAGTTTAAATCATCACTATGGACAGAAAATGGCCAACTAGTGAGTTTTCTCTTGCAGGCCGCCGATAATTGGCTGACTTCGCGCCAGGTCAATCACCCAGATTTTAGTTTCTTCTGCCGTAGATGA
- the LOC141674143 gene encoding uncharacterized protein LOC141674143 isoform X2, which produces MLGAGLQFGRKRGEDRFYNPAKARSTRRGQLNQDHLRRALSDVTASQSKASVNSKEQEIVKEVPLEPVVSPLCNLERFLESVIPSVRAQYPSKRLSKIRRGCEGELKPFFLLSDLWESFKEWSAYGVGVPLLLNDTESVIQYYVPYLSGMQLYVDRSKPSAETRRPGEDSDVEYSISSSDGSSDYEHDRSCMSYLTEQRSYNHSTGELIQRVEGLTLRDQNNTLQEGFSSDEGEPSKAQDFLLFEYLERDPPFGRGPLADKITNLAFRFPELKSLRSCDLQPSSWISVAWYPIYRIPMGQTLKDLDACFLTFHHLSTPMTDNPSTAPAPASAPVLTCPSEIDGVPRMSLPVFGFASYKFKSSLWTENGQLVSFLLQAADNWLTSRQVNHPDFSFFCRR; this is translated from the exons ATGCTAGGAGCTGGGTTGCAATTTGGGCGGAAACGAGGAGAAGATCGATTTTACAACCCGGCCAAGGCTCGTTCTACGCGGAGAGGTCAATTGAATCAGGATCATCTAAGGAGAGCTCTTAGTGATGTTACTGCTAGTCAATCGAAAGCTTCGGTGAATTCGAAAGAGCAGGAGATTGTTAAGGAGGTGCCTTTAGAGCCGGTTGTGTCTCCGTTGTGTAATTTAGAACGGTTTCTCGAGTCGGTTATTCCGTCTGTTCGTGCTCAGTATCCGTCTAAG AGACTGTCGAAGATACGGAGGGGTTGTGAAGGGGAATTAAAGCCGTTTTTCTTGCTTAGTGATTTGTGGGAGTCATTTAAGGAGTGGAGTGCTTATGGTGTTGGTGTTCCTTTGTTACTTAATGATACAGAGTCTGTGATTCAGTATTATGTTCCGTATTTATCTGGCATGCAATTGTATGTTGATCGATCAAAACCTTCAGCAGAGACAAG GAGGCCAGGTGAGGATAGTGATGTGGAATATAGTATTTCTAGTAGTGATGGAAGCAGTGATTATGAGCATGATAGAAGTTGCATGAGTTATTTGACGGAACAGCGGAGTTACAACCATTCAACAGGTGAGCTAATCCAGAGAGTGGAGGGTTTGACACTGCGGGACCAGAATAATACCCTCCAAGAAGGATTTTCCAGTGACGAGGGTGAACCTAGTAAAGCTCAAGATTTCTTGTTATTTGAGTATCTTGAACGGGATCCACCTTTTGGCAGGGGACCTTTAGCGGACAAG ATAACTAATCTTGCTTTTCGGTTCCCTGAATTGAAATCACTGAGGAGCTGCGATTTGCAACCTTCCAGTTGGATATCTGTGGCCTG GTATCCAATATATAGGATCCCAATGGGACAAACACTAAAGGATCTGGACGCTTGCTTCTTGACATTCCATCATCTTTCTACCCCCATGACAG ATAATCCAAGTACGGCTCCTGCTCCTGCTTCAGCTCCAGTTCTGACATGTCCCAGTGAGATTGATGGTGTTCCAAGGATGTCATTGCCTGTTTTTGGTTTTGCTTCGTACAAGTTTAAATCATCACTATGGACAGAAAATGGCCAACTAGTGAGTTTTCTCTTGCAGGCCGCCGATAATTGGCTGACTTCGCGCCAGGTCAATCACCCAGATTTTAGTTTCTTCTGCCGTAGATGA